A genomic stretch from Thermocladium sp. ECH_B includes:
- a CDS encoding argininosuccinate synthase — MILAYSGGLDTTIAIHWLKNKFNAEVITVTVDVGQEDDFAETASRAEKLGVLKHYTIDAKREFAEGPVASAIMMNALYEGEYPLGTALARPLIAEKVVDVAKREGADAVAHGATSKGNDQIRFEEAIKALSPELNIIAPAKIWGMDRASELEYAARHGIPVPNIHSRFSIDDNLWTRSIEGHEIDDAWAEPPEDAFKWTVNPAKVREGIRLVIEFKEGVPVSINGERMDLASLISSLNKVVGMHGFGRVDHVENRVVGFKSREVYEAPAALTLIRAHRDLEKLVYTPMELRFKRLVDEEWTDLAYRGLWHEPLRMELEALAKSMNKWVTGSVKLSIQGGLTILGRMSPYSGYSKEVADYATGWYPSNDEARGFIEMLTLHSLTAHRARWGNDVS; from the coding sequence ATAATCCTAGCCTACTCGGGCGGCCTCGACACGACGATCGCCATCCATTGGCTCAAGAATAAGTTCAATGCGGAAGTAATAACAGTGACGGTAGATGTTGGGCAGGAGGATGACTTCGCCGAGACAGCCTCACGCGCGGAGAAGCTCGGCGTCCTTAAGCACTACACCATAGATGCAAAGAGGGAATTCGCGGAGGGACCAGTGGCGTCCGCGATAATGATGAATGCATTATATGAGGGCGAGTACCCCCTCGGCACCGCCTTGGCTCGTCCACTAATAGCCGAGAAGGTGGTTGATGTAGCCAAGAGGGAGGGGGCCGATGCCGTCGCACATGGAGCTACATCCAAGGGAAACGATCAAATCAGGTTTGAGGAGGCCATTAAGGCATTATCCCCGGAACTCAACATAATTGCGCCGGCCAAGATTTGGGGAATGGATAGGGCAAGCGAGTTGGAGTATGCCGCTAGGCATGGAATACCGGTGCCCAATATACATAGTAGGTTCAGCATAGATGATAATTTATGGACGAGAAGCATAGAGGGCCATGAAATCGATGATGCTTGGGCGGAGCCCCCTGAAGACGCATTTAAGTGGACGGTTAATCCAGCTAAGGTGAGGGAAGGCATTAGGCTGGTGATTGAGTTCAAGGAGGGAGTGCCCGTGTCAATTAATGGGGAGAGGATGGATCTCGCCTCGCTAATTTCATCACTTAACAAGGTAGTGGGCATGCATGGCTTTGGGCGCGTGGATCACGTGGAGAATAGGGTCGTGGGCTTCAAGTCGCGGGAGGTGTATGAGGCGCCGGCGGCGCTAACACTAATACGCGCCCATAGGGACCTCGAGAAGCTAGTGTATACCCCCATGGAGCTCCGCTTCAAGAGGCTCGTCGATGAGGAGTGGACTGACCTAGCGTATAGGGGGTTATGGCATGAACCGCTGCGCATGGAGCTTGAGGCGCTCGCTAAATCAATGAATAAGTGGGTAACTGGCTCCGTTAAGTTAAGCATACAGGGCGGATTAACGATACTGGGCCGCATGAGTCCATACTCCGGCTACAGCAAGGAAGTTGCGGATTACGCGACTGGATGGTACCCAAGCAATGATGAGGCGAGGGGATTCATAGAGATGCTCACGCTTCACTCGCTCACCGCCCATAGAGCTAGGTGGGGTAATGATGTATCGTGA
- a CDS encoding GTP cyclohydrolase I, protein MRSILEAIGENPEREGLRDTPRRVADMYEELLEGYESEVDYTWFTESTDLVVIAGIRFYSLCEHHVLPFMGLAHVAYIPRGKVIGLSKIPRIVQKYARRLQNQERMTHQIAQEIMETTGSPDVMVITEAYHLCVIMRGAKNTAGMVSLGLRGAFKTDRELREEVYEMINPYRLPKWML, encoded by the coding sequence ATGCGCTCCATCCTTGAAGCCATAGGGGAGAATCCGGAGAGGGAGGGCTTGAGGGACACGCCGAGGCGCGTTGCGGATATGTATGAGGAGTTACTTGAGGGATACGAGAGCGAGGTTGATTATACTTGGTTCACGGAGTCCACCGATCTAGTTGTAATAGCTGGGATAAGATTCTATAGTCTCTGCGAGCACCATGTTTTGCCATTCATGGGGCTAGCCCATGTAGCGTATATTCCCCGCGGCAAGGTGATTGGACTCAGCAAGATACCTAGAATAGTTCAGAAATATGCTCGGCGTCTCCAGAACCAGGAGAGGATGACTCACCAAATAGCCCAGGAAATAATGGAGACAACGGGTTCCCCCGACGTTATGGTGATTACGGAGGCATATCACCTATGCGTGATAATGAGGGGCGCAAAGAACACGGCTGGAATGGTATCCCTAGGCCTAAGGGGCGCGTTTAAGACCGATAGGGAATTGAGGGAGGAAGTATACGAAATGATTAATCCCTATAGATTACCTAAGTGGATGCTCTGA
- a CDS encoding tyrosine--tRNA ligase yields MDVEEKLSLIMRFPTEEVLTGDELRQYLETGHQLRHYIGFEISGFVHIGTGIISMSKLVDLQRAGVKVSILLADVHSWLNDKLGGNMDAIQRAAMGYFGETLKKSIEVLGGDPGAVDFILASNMFRENENYWYQVLDLARQVTVSDAKHSLTIMGRKYGESARLAWLIYPLMQVVDVYSLGTHIAQGGMDQRKAYVLARDVWDKIRLMPLRLGDKNVKPIILLHHLIPALNIKGTESREELSEAKMSKSKPDTALFLHXSPEEVRRKISNAYCPAKVIDGNPVLDLARVFSFRGTRQSPFIIEKPPQFGGGKLEFWTFEELAKSYEAGAVHPMDLKKAVAEEAVKAMEPFHKWFTTGPGASLLEQMRQLMPRSSTGDH; encoded by the coding sequence ATGGATGTGGAGGAGAAGTTGTCCCTAATAATGAGGTTCCCAACGGAGGAAGTATTGACGGGAGACGAGTTAAGGCAGTACCTGGAGACGGGGCACCAATTGAGGCACTACATTGGCTTCGAGATATCCGGCTTCGTTCATATAGGGACCGGCATAATAAGCATGAGTAAACTAGTTGATCTGCAGAGGGCCGGCGTTAAGGTATCAATTCTATTAGCCGATGTACATTCATGGCTCAACGATAAGCTGGGCGGCAACATGGATGCAATACAGCGGGCAGCCATGGGTTACTTTGGGGAGACGCTTAAGAAATCCATTGAAGTACTGGGGGGAGACCCCGGCGCCGTTGACTTCATATTGGCGTCAAATATGTTTAGGGAGAACGAGAATTACTGGTATCAAGTGCTGGACTTGGCGCGTCAAGTAACGGTGTCCGACGCGAAGCATAGCTTAACCATAATGGGCAGGAAGTACGGCGAGTCAGCGAGGCTTGCCTGGTTAATATACCCATTAATGCAAGTGGTTGATGTGTATTCCCTCGGCACGCATATTGCCCAGGGCGGCATGGATCAAAGAAAGGCATATGTCCTTGCACGAGATGTTTGGGACAAGATAAGATTAATGCCGTTGAGGCTAGGCGATAAGAACGTGAAGCCAATAATACTGCTTCACCACCTGATCCCAGCCCTCAACATTAAGGGAACGGAGTCCAGGGAGGAATTATCGGAGGCTAAGATGAGTAAGTCAAAGCCGGACACCGCCCTCTTCCTGCATGNTTCGCCGGAGGAAGTGAGGCGAAAAATAAGCAATGCCTACTGCCCAGCTAAGGTGATTGACGGTAACCCAGTGCTTGACTTGGCCCGCGTCTTCTCGTTTAGGGGGACACGGCAATCACCATTCATAATAGAGAAGCCTCCCCAATTCGGCGGCGGGAAACTGGAGTTCTGGACATTCGAGGAATTGGCTAAATCCTATGAGGCGGGCGCAGTGCATCCAATGGATCTGAAGAAGGCAGTCGCTGAGGAGGCCGTTAAGGCAATGGAGCCATTCCATAAATGGTTCACAACGGGTCCCGGCGCATCGTTGCTGGAGCAAATGAGGCAATTAATGCCGCGATCCTCGACTGGGGATCATTGA
- a CDS encoding argininosuccinate lyase, whose product MMYREELLGSTSPDIMRYTSSYADDAEIFRETIVAMIVHVNELERIGVIPPMDASRIRQALREIINEPGVPGNYEDVHEYVEARLIEKLGPVGGWVGLGRSRNDHVAAAIRLRLRKLMLLLGINVARFRKALLDSAARHAEDLMPGSTHKQPAQATTLGHYLLYLDDLSRDFLGLWLSNYCIVNKSPLGAGPLAGTIINLDRAREAGELGFLDIAENTIYATGSRYYMLSAAANVVTYLVELSRFLNNIQMWLMPQLSYINIETKHLATSSIMPHKRNPATVEVMRARIGEAVGHLMAMYAIIRPLEAGYELDLQEATRHVWSIMRIAMEGISMLTDLIINIQVNEANTSRDLSMFPITAAETAERESIDSSIPFRTVYRAMAEKIRSNNFSGLDPLNSVKSKQSLGAPGALGPSIKARIDEAINEEATISTMLKAVMDIEERIIGEVDQKK is encoded by the coding sequence ATGATGTATCGTGAGGAGCTTCTCGGATCAACCAGTCCAGACATAATGAGGTACACCTCATCATACGCAGATGATGCGGAGATATTCAGGGAAACCATAGTGGCCATGATCGTTCACGTAAATGAGTTGGAGAGAATCGGCGTTATTCCCCCAATGGATGCATCTAGGATACGGCAAGCACTTAGGGAGATAATTAATGAGCCTGGGGTACCTGGGAATTATGAGGATGTGCATGAGTACGTGGAGGCACGGCTAATAGAGAAGCTGGGGCCAGTGGGGGGTTGGGTTGGCCTCGGTAGGTCTAGGAATGATCACGTCGCTGCCGCGATAAGGCTGAGGTTAAGGAAGTTAATGTTACTGTTGGGGATCAATGTTGCCCGATTCAGGAAGGCGCTCCTTGATTCAGCTGCGAGGCATGCAGAGGACTTGATGCCTGGATCAACGCATAAGCAACCCGCTCAAGCGACTACTCTGGGTCATTACCTTCTGTACCTGGATGACTTGAGCAGGGACTTCCTGGGCTTATGGCTGAGCAATTATTGCATAGTGAATAAGTCACCCCTAGGCGCGGGGCCTCTTGCCGGCACCATCATTAACCTGGATAGGGCGAGGGAAGCCGGTGAATTAGGGTTCCTCGACATCGCGGAGAACACGATATACGCGACCGGCTCCCGGTATTACATGTTGTCCGCCGCCGCCAATGTCGTCACTTACCTAGTGGAGCTTAGTCGCTTCCTCAATAATATTCAGATGTGGCTAATGCCGCAGCTCTCTTACATAAATATTGAGACGAAGCACTTGGCCACGAGCAGCATAATGCCTCACAAGAGGAATCCAGCAACTGTTGAGGTAATGAGGGCACGCATTGGGGAAGCCGTGGGCCACTTAATGGCCATGTACGCCATAATCAGGCCGCTTGAGGCTGGGTACGAGCTTGATCTCCAGGAGGCCACTAGGCACGTATGGTCAATAATGAGGATAGCGATGGAGGGGATATCAATGCTAACAGACCTGATCATTAATATTCAAGTGAATGAGGCGAACACATCCAGGGACCTCTCCATGTTCCCCATAACGGCGGCCGAGACCGCTGAGCGTGAATCCATTGATTCCTCAATCCCCTTTAGGACAGTGTATAGGGCCATGGCTGAGAAAATAAGGTCAAACAACTTCTCCGGGCTAGACCCGCTCAATTCAGTGAAGAGTAAGCAGTCGCTTGGGGCTCCAGGCGCATTGGGACCCAGCATAAAGGCAAGGATTGATGAGGCAATTAATGAGGAGGCAACAATTAGCACAATGCTTAAAGCCGTAATGGATATCGAGGAGAGGATTATTGGTGAAGTAGACCAAAAGAAGTGA
- a CDS encoding 5'-methylthioadenosine phosphorylase (catalyzes the reversible phosphorolysis of 5'-deoxy-5'- methylthioadenosine (MTA) to adenine and 5-methylthio-D-ribose-1- phosphate; Sulfolobus solfataricus has two 5'-methylthioadenosine phosphorylases; 5'-methylthioadenosine phosphorylase II has a higher affinity for 5'-deoxy-5'-methylthioadenosine) has protein sequence MGVTPRVGVIGGSGLYDADIFSESIEVQMHTPYGFPSDNLIIGKLLNSWVAFLPRHGRGHKYPPHRIPYRANAWALRSIGVSSVIAVSAVGSLRQDYAPGDFVVPDQFVDMTKSREYTFFDGPRVCHPQIGVEPFNNELRRLLIESASKYNKVHDGGCYVCIEGPRFSTRAESRIWRDVYGCDIIGMTLVPEINLVREMGMCYALLALVTDYDIWVPHQPVTADIVEKTMGEKLGLAKKVLMEVIPRIPESLGEKCSKEMENACI, from the coding sequence ATGGGCGTCACGCCTCGGGTAGGCGTCATAGGCGGCTCTGGTCTATACGATGCCGATATCTTCAGTGAATCAATCGAGGTGCAAATGCATACGCCATACGGGTTTCCAAGCGATAACCTAATCATCGGCAAATTACTTAATTCATGGGTTGCCTTTCTACCGAGGCACGGCAGGGGACACAAGTACCCGCCGCACAGGATACCTTATCGAGCGAATGCGTGGGCTCTTCGATCCATTGGAGTATCATCAGTGATAGCCGTTAGCGCTGTGGGTAGCCTGCGGCAGGACTATGCGCCGGGGGACTTCGTTGTGCCGGATCAATTCGTGGACATGACTAAGTCGCGGGAATACACGTTCTTCGATGGTCCTCGAGTCTGTCATCCACAGATCGGGGTGGAGCCATTCAATAATGAATTGCGTCGACTACTAATTGAGTCCGCATCAAAGTATAATAAGGTCCATGACGGGGGCTGCTACGTCTGCATAGAGGGGCCGCGCTTCAGCACTAGGGCTGAGTCAAGGATTTGGAGGGATGTTTATGGCTGCGACATAATAGGGATGACGCTTGTGCCGGAAATAAACCTAGTCAGGGAAATGGGCATGTGCTACGCGCTGCTCGCATTGGTGACGGATTACGATATATGGGTTCCCCACCAACCGGTTACCGCCGATATAGTGGAGAAGACGATGGGGGAGAAGCTTGGATTAGCTAAGAAGGTCTTGATGGAGGTTATTCCAAGGATACCGGAGTCGCTGGGGGAGAAGTGCTCGAAGGAAATGGAGAATGCCTGCATCTAA
- a CDS encoding 30S ribosomal protein S3, which produces MSTKVPVRKKILEDNKRKWMIKEYLEYRLAKSGYVDATIQRMPIGSRIMISAEHKNRIIGRKGAIVKELSEQLKNKFDLDNVMIDVVQVQDPQHNAKLVGLKIANAMSKGVKFRRAALAALRQLSDAKGVEIVISGKLSSERSRFEKYVRGVVYKSGNDASTKVQRAVVWVLLNQGLFGVKVRIMPPDVVPSDKIEIIEPEKVEAKPEVTVQGEVNEQ; this is translated from the coding sequence TTGTCGACGAAGGTGCCCGTCAGGAAGAAGATATTGGAGGATAATAAACGGAAATGGATGATAAAGGAGTACCTAGAGTACAGGCTAGCCAAGTCGGGTTACGTTGATGCAACAATACAGAGAATGCCGATTGGATCACGCATAATGATTAGCGCCGAGCATAAGAACAGGATAATAGGCAGGAAAGGCGCCATAGTCAAGGAGCTAAGCGAGCAATTGAAGAATAAATTCGACCTGGATAACGTGATGATAGACGTGGTTCAGGTCCAGGACCCGCAGCACAATGCGAAGCTAGTGGGCCTAAAGATAGCTAATGCGATGTCTAAGGGAGTTAAGTTCAGGCGCGCGGCCTTAGCCGCGCTTCGGCAATTAAGCGATGCTAAGGGCGTGGAAATAGTGATAAGCGGGAAATTAAGCAGCGAGAGATCCAGGTTCGAGAAGTACGTGCGCGGCGTCGTATATAAGTCGGGAAACGATGCCTCCACTAAGGTGCAGAGGGCAGTGGTTTGGGTCCTCCTTAATCAGGGCCTCTTCGGCGTCAAGGTGAGGATAATGCCGCCGGACGTGGTTCCAAGCGATAAGATAGAGATAATTGAGCCAGAGAAGGTTGAGGCTAAGCCGGAGGTAACGGTTCAGGGTGAGGTTAATGAGCAGTAA
- a CDS encoding spermidine synthase — translation MSFSKMSKLGSYFIEFISPTSWHVRGVNKIYYSGESKYQRIDVVEFEDLGRGLVLDGKVQSTLYDEFIYHESLVHPALIAHGNPRRVLIIGGGEGATAREALRHRTVEEVVMVDLDEEVVNASRKYLPEMGEEAFRDPRFKLIIGDGRKYIEGTTSGFDAIIIDATDPMEGGPASLLYTVEFYRAVKNALRSGGVMVTQAANTSDALDVMASIYKTISAVFKVVRPYSAYVTSYDAPWGFIFASDEADPKQLESSEVDARVSKAITGSLRHYDGETHMHMFSLPKNVRTAFAAANRIATDREPPSVRLPSEHPLR, via the coding sequence ATGAGTTTTAGCAAAATGAGTAAGTTGGGGAGCTACTTCATTGAATTCATATCGCCAACTAGTTGGCACGTTCGCGGAGTCAATAAGATATACTACAGCGGGGAATCCAAGTACCAGAGAATAGATGTGGTGGAGTTCGAGGACCTCGGGCGCGGGCTGGTTCTTGACGGCAAGGTGCAGAGCACCCTATATGATGAATTCATATACCACGAGTCCCTAGTGCATCCAGCCCTAATTGCCCACGGCAATCCCAGGCGAGTCCTCATAATAGGCGGAGGAGAAGGCGCCACGGCCAGGGAAGCGCTGAGGCATAGAACCGTTGAGGAGGTAGTAATGGTGGATCTAGATGAGGAGGTAGTGAACGCATCTCGAAAGTACTTGCCTGAGATGGGGGAGGAGGCATTTAGGGATCCCAGATTCAAATTAATAATAGGGGACGGGAGAAAGTACATAGAGGGGACAACGAGCGGCTTCGACGCCATAATAATAGATGCGACTGATCCAATGGAGGGGGGCCCCGCCAGCCTACTCTACACTGTTGAGTTCTATAGGGCAGTCAAGAACGCGTTAAGGAGTGGGGGAGTCATGGTTACCCAGGCAGCCAATACGTCCGATGCCTTGGACGTGATGGCCTCCATATATAAGACCATAAGCGCCGTCTTCAAGGTGGTTAGGCCATATAGCGCCTACGTGACGTCGTATGATGCGCCCTGGGGATTCATATTTGCCAGCGACGAGGCTGACCCCAAGCAATTAGAATCAAGCGAGGTCGATGCGAGGGTGAGCAAGGCAATAACTGGAAGCTTGAGGCATTATGATGGCGAGACCCATATGCACATGTTTAGCCTACCCAAGAACGTTAGGACGGCATTCGCCGCGGCCAATAGGATAGCGACGGATAGGGAGCCTCCCTCGGTTAGATTGCCCTCAGAGCATCCACTTAGGTAA
- a CDS encoding MFS transporter, whose protein sequence is MXAESRNPFKEMNGIRLSFAHIKVFFTAGMGFFTDAYDLFIIGAVLDVFSKANIPGFDIGIKVLGMPLSGFLGASAIFTAIIGQLLFGALADRFGRKSVYGTEATLMAIGALLSAVSPNIYWLIASRLVLGLGIGGDYPVSSVIMSEYANTKDRGKLIALVFSTQGIGSLTAILVGALSASMLPPSISWRIMLGIGAIPALSVIYLRLKIPETPRYALLVKRNKAEAEKAAGLLGAKLSGEAVSRDMPLLEFIRRYWLTLLVTAGTWFLIDMAFYGSGVYSGPIVSSFIPISPSLPASVQIERLILEAGLPFIVGLPGYYLAVALMDKLGRKNIQLIGFTGMALLYLIVTSIMKTSGTKVIGFLLPASLSLSLYVLTFFFIDFGPNTTTFVIPAEVYPTRYRTRGHGISAAAGKGGAAISTLLVPSLESSIGLHGIMLIYAAAALMGLGLTLLLKEPKQKDLETVAEEEIVPIN, encoded by the coding sequence ATGAANGCGGAATCGAGAAATCCNTTTAAGGAAATGAACGGCATACGTCTATCCTTCGCCCACATAAAGGTCTTCTTCACTGCAGGCATGGGGTTCTTCACCGATGCGTATGACTTATTCATAATAGGCGCAGTCCTCGACGTATTCAGCAAGGCCAATATACCTGGCTTCGATATAGGAATAAAAGTGCTTGGAATGCCCCTCTCCGGGTTCCTAGGCGCCTCGGCAATATTCACGGCAATAATAGGCCAACTATTATTCGGCGCATTGGCCGATAGGTTCGGCAGGAAAAGCGTCTATGGCACAGAGGCAACGCTAATGGCGATCGGCGCCCTCCTATCCGCCGTTTCACCCAACATTTACTGGCTAATAGCTTCTCGTCTAGTGCTGGGTCTAGGCATAGGAGGCGACTACCCAGTCTCATCCGTTATAATGAGCGAGTACGCCAATACCAAGGACAGGGGCAAACTAATAGCGTTGGTATTCTCCACGCAAGGCATAGGCTCCTTAACGGCTATACTGGTCGGCGCCCTCTCCGCATCAATGCTGCCTCCCAGCATTTCATGGAGAATAATGCTGGGGATAGGGGCCATCCCGGCGTTATCCGTGATATACTTGAGGCTCAAGATACCGGAGACCCCTAGATACGCGCTCCTAGTGAAGCGCAATAAGGCTGAGGCAGAGAAGGCTGCTGGCCTCCTCGGCGCCAAGCTGAGCGGTGAAGCGGTTTCCCGCGACATGCCGCTCCTCGAGTTCATTAGGAGGTACTGGCTAACGCTGCTGGTGACCGCTGGGACCTGGTTCTTAATAGATATGGCATTCTATGGTTCAGGCGTGTACTCCGGCCCCATAGTTTCCTCATTCATACCCATAAGCCCCTCCCTGCCCGCATCTGTTCAAATAGAGAGGCTAATACTTGAGGCTGGATTGCCATTCATAGTTGGCCTACCGGGTTACTACTTGGCCGTTGCCTTAATGGATAAATTGGGCCGCAAAAACATCCAATTAATCGGATTCACGGGCATGGCTCTCCTCTACTTGATCGTGACCTCAATAATGAAGACCAGCGGAACCAAGGTAATAGGCTTCCTATTGCCCGCCAGCCTATCCCTATCGCTCTACGTATTGACCTTCTTCTTCATAGACTTTGGACCGAACACCACAACCTTCGTGATACCGGCAGAGGTGTACCCAACCAGGTACAGGACGAGGGGCCACGGAATATCAGCGGCGGCTGGGAAGGGGGGTGCAGCAATCTCAACCCTCCTCGTCCCCTCGCTTGAGTCAAGCATAGGCTTACATGGCATAATGCTGATATATGCTGCGGCCGCATTGATGGGCCTCGGCTTAACGCTTCTATTAAAGGAACCGAAACAGAAGGACCTAGAGACCGTGGCGGAGGAGGAAATAGTGCCGATCAATTGA